GCCTCAATCAAGCCTTCCCTTCTTAGATTTAAGATTATGATACTTAGTCAGAGAACTACCCCACTTCTTCACAGCCTTCATCCAGAGCAAAGACAGCTTCCTGAAACCCTCCACCAAATCACCTAATACCACCCACATCCTTGAAGTTCTTTCTAACATTTTCTTAATAAGAGAGCATATTGTTTTCCAAGATGATTCCTGTTCTTTGCTGCAGTGAGTAATAAACCCAATGAGTTGAACTAGGAATGGAAGTTCATCTAGGAACAGGGGTGTTTCTACTGGTCTCTGGCTAGAAGTATTAACAAGTAAGATtgttatccttattttataattGAATAAAGGAAAACGCAGAGATGCTGAGAAATTTGCCCAAGACTCTGAAGAAGTGAGTAACAGCGCCAGCACCGTCTGTGTTCTCATTTACTTCATTACTGGGCTCTGGTCCCCATGCCTCACTGTCCTCATCTGCCGTGAAACAGATACTCTCTGCTCCCCAAGGTGTCTCCGTTCTACATCTTAGAGGCGGAGCTGGAAAACATCGTCAATGTGGATCTACTTGGGAGACTGGGAAGTTGCCATGTTAGGAAATGAATGCAGCAGCCAAGTGTCATCTCCACGCCTCCATTTCCTCCCTTGAAGGATTCTTAGGAAGATTATAGAAAAATGCAGGGAAAATGCTAACACAGAGCCTGAGGCACTAAAAGGTAGTTGTCTTTCTGTAACCAAACTAAGAAGCCCCCTCCCCACATGTGACATCAGGGAATCGGATTTCTTAGAAAAGTGGACAACTGAGCCTCATGGCCATTCTCCTCCTGCGAGTCCAGGAGGACAACCTGCTCCCAAACTTGACTGAActtagaagaatgaaataaaagctGTCATGTTGAGGAGTGTGTCTAGCACATTTCTGTGTAGCTTGGTGTGGCTACTAAGAGGTGATGCTATAACAGGTTTGCTTCTTGTACCTGGTAGGGCATAGTCTCTGGACAGGAAAATGGGAGGTGCCCACTGCTCTGCAGAACAGTGAGAAGGACCACTATTTCCATGGACCTTATTGGTTAAGGTTTGTAGTTGTAAACAACGGGCTCCACTCCGGTCAGTTTAATTTCAGTatgcatttattaaaatataacccACAGTGTTTGAAGTTACAGAAAGGAAAGTGCAGCCTCATTCTGGGGATTAGGGTCTTCTTTATCCCAAACTCTTCTCTCATTATGGATGCTGAGAACTGGATGCTGGAAATACCACCTTGGCCACCCACAAGGAGAGCAGTGATGGTGGGCCAGGGGGATGAAGGTGAGGATGCCGTGAGGATGgggatgaaaatgaaaatcctGTGATAAAGCGCAGGCTCTGCAGTCACTCTGGTTATGGgtgctcccttccttccttcctcaaatAGAACTGTCTCTTTGGTGTCAGGAACTGTGCTAAGTGTTTGGGATAAAGGGGAGACATGTCTCATGGTGCTGAGAGCCAACTGGATGAGACAGAAAAGGCATGTAGACCATGGAAGAGAGGAAACAGGCAGGCTGTGCTGCCGAGGGTAGGGGAGAGAAGAACTGCCAGGAGACTGAACAGTTTAGAAGCAGCCACGGCCTGGCTCTGCAGGGGTCCTCCTCGGACTTCACATTTTCTGGGAGACGCTCTTCACGTGTCCTCTGCAAAAAGAAAGGAACTTGCTAAGTGCCACCATTTGTAGCCCCAGACCTGGACACTGGTCATCTTGACAGAGCCTAAACTTTCCAAACAATATGGAACTGTAGTGCCCATGACCCAAATGACCTGCAAGAAGAAAGTGAGTTTTTCAAGCCTACATGGGGCACTCAGGAGCACTGCAGACCTGCCCTGGAGGGTGGCTGAGTCAGTGTTCCCAGCTGAGAAAGAGGAGCATGTGATCAGGCTCAGATGATCACAAAGAGGCCTCTGGGGTTGACCTGCCATTCTCTCCCTGGAGAACTTGCTCAGTGTGTGGTTTCACAGGACACCGCAGCCTCTCCTGGGAGCAGTGAGAAGGAAGACACTGTACAGGGTGAATGGTGTGTGGCCCCCTGAGCTCCACCCCTTTCCCcagcccttccccaccccctgggCCCTGCGTCCTGTCTTACCACAGGGAACCAGCCCCTTGACCGCAGGTCTTTATGCAGTCCTCTAACGTTAGGAAGTTGTTTTTGTTCCTTCCGAGGCCGCTGTATGTAAATGGCCCACAGTGACCAGTCTTGGCATTGTAGAAGTACCTGGGCATCGAGGCTTTGCCATGACCTACTACTTTAGGCTCCAGGCAGAAGGCAGGCCTAGAATCTGCTGGAATGAGAGGGGCAGTTATCAGTTATGTGGACGGTCATCACAACTCTGTACAAGGACAACTAGAACCACCAGTTTGTTTGGAATAGAGAATGTCAGGGTTGTGGGGGTCAAGTTGAAAAGCCCATTTGAAAACCTCCTTTTTTGGATGAATTATGAATGTTGCTGGGGGTGACATGATGTAGTAATCATGTGCAAACGTATATCTCCTCATGAAGCCTTTTAAGAAAGTTTGGCATAATGCCTTTGAATGGCCTTAAAACttctataggacttccctggtgatcccatggttaagaatctaccttgcaatgcctgagtccaaggtcagggaactaaagtccCGAATGCTGTAGACACTAAGTCGACaggccataactactgagcccgggACCTACAACTAATAACCAGCCCACCCAAATACATAAatgctcaaaaaagaaaaaaaaaaaaaacaaacctccacAACTGTACAACAAAAGGACAAAGGTAAAAAATATTCCCCATATGTCAATAATTACTGGGTCTGGATACCCGAgttttataatattattaatattctctGTGTTATGTGTGTGGTAAAAGCTTTCAATCATTGATAGAAATTGTGAAGGAACCATGCTATAATGGAAAAAGGCATGAAGAAAACATACCACTGTGTTTACTTCAGATATTTCATGAGGATTCTGTAAATGAATATTGATactatatattgtgtatataaggagaaatatacatatttgttttttcaTCGTTTTCCTGACACTGATCCTAAAAATCTTGGTATTTCTTCTGTGATAAGAGCAATAAAAGTGTCTTTTGGTATGGGAAGTGGTTGAGTTTGGAAAGACTCTAATGAGCCCAGAATGGGCTCTGATTGCACAGGAAAGGACTGCCTACAGGAGGGTGTGCACGTTCATTTCTACCCTTTCCCTGGTCTTCTATCCACTGCTCCTCTCCTTCACTCAACCTCAGGGAGGGTAATGGAGCTGTCTGTTGAACGATCTCCAATGGCTAATGATTTAATGCATCATGACTaggtaatgaagcctccatagaAACTTCAACAGAGCAAGGCATTCATGTTATTCAAGAGACCTGGGATCCACCCAGGGAATAACATAGATACACACTCCGTGATAACAGTTGCAGCATCCTGCTCCCTGGGGCTTTGTCTCTGCTCTTTACCCCCTCGAGGCCACTCTCTGAACTGCAGCCTAATGGGTTCTGTTATTATTCTGTCCTTTCGCAGGGCTCCGTCTCGAGCAGCCCCTCAGTGAGTCCCTTTTTCTCTGAGAGTCAAATTCTGATTCTTAAAAAGTCCTACAAGCGTCCTCTCGACCCTCATATAAACCCTCTCATATCCAGCTACCCTGGTCCCTTCTGCTGCCCAGACACAACCAGGCACGTTATTTctgcagctctgctcagtgcCTCCTTATCACAGAGGGTTTCCTTGACCTTGTAGAGAAAAAGGACAGCATTCTTTCTCTGCCTCGCTCTCTGTCTTCAAGAAACTGATAACCTACCATAGGATTTCTCCCTTGTGCTATTTTTATGCCACCCTCCaagaaggcaaattattttgCCATGTTTTTTTCACAGCTGTGTCCCCATCCCCAAGAACAGTGCTTTAAAGGGACTTACTAACTccgattttcatttcctttccacAAGTGCAAGGTCATCAAATAGGATGGGTataattgatttccttttagTACAAAATCACCTTGAGGATGGGGCACATAAACATAAAGGGAAATCTCCCTCTAACGTTCAGTCTCCTGAGAGGATAATAGTCTGTCCTGGTGATCGTTAACCCTGAAGCCTCTGAACCCAAATGTTTATGGATTTTTATGGAGGTTTTCAATAGATAGCCACTTTGACTGAATTAGTGGCCATTGCTGATTGATCTCTATCTCAGAGCCTGCCACTCTCCCAAGAGGGGCTGGCAAGAAAGTGGTGAAATTTCCAACCTCTAAATGGGTGTTTGAGTTTTTTGGCAGACAACCCAGAACCTAAAGTTTCCTGGGTTGCTTTCCCTGAGTGGTCTCATGATCTATCAAAGAAAGTGAGTTCCAAGAGTTTCAGGATGCCTGGACCATGAACCAGGACAAGGATCAAATATAGATCAAATAtatgaacaataaaataatagTCAAAAGAGGACAAGTGAAAGGGCCTGGAGGCTTTACTCATGTTTTCTCAGCCTAGGTCCCACGAGACAAACCACACAAGGGCTGTGTTTTTGTGCTCCTGAAGTTGATCGGCTCAGTGGTCCCACAtctttctgcttatttttaataatagagGTATAATCATTATTTGAGCCCTCAATATGTTTTCTTGCAAGGATAAACTTCTTCAGATTAACGCATTGGTGGAAAATGGGCAAAATTGGTCATGAAATGTGAACAGATTCTTTATATTCATGACTGGTAAACTGTTCAGAGAACTCATGTAACATTTTCCCCTGTTCACATGAGGAAACTGCAGATGACTTGCCCCAGGACACAAGCATGTGGGTGGTAGGGTCGGGACAAGTAACTATGATGTCACAACCCATCGATTACAATACCTGATTCTACCAGGAGTTCAGAAAATACAGCTTACTTGTAAGAGTTTCTGGATGCAGTGTCCTACTTTTATTACTTCCCCATCCCAAGCTTCATCTAAGACCCCACCTCACAGGGCAGAGTGAGCTTGGGTTAAATCCTGACAGCGAATATGTGGCGTCTCTACCAACATCAACCAATTCCCCAGATACCTGCTGGGCGTCCCCCAGTCAATTGATGCCTGATGTGAAATCCGTGCAGTTAGTGCAGATCTCACAGGTTGAGGGCTCAAGACTGTCCTCACTTTAGTGCCAGTCACGTGTTCCCTAGTTACTTACACTTGTGAACGAACGGTTAAAATGTGGAGGTTCCATGACCCCACTTCCAAGTTTAACAACTGACTGGAACTGATGACAAAACTTAGGAAAACCCTTACTGTTCTCAGATGAATATACatgaaaaattcacaaatagTGAAATGGAGGGGATGTGTAGGGCAAAGGGGGAGTGGAGGTGTGTGGAGCCTCCATGCCTCAGTGAGCACAGCACCCTCACATCACATACTTGTGTTCACCACCCAGGAAACAACTCTCTgaactttaatatttttactttttttttttgaggtttcgAGAAGTAGGCTAATTGACTGAATCATTGGCTGCTGGCCATTGGCCGGTGGTGACCGCGCCCAGTCTCAGtgccctttcctctccccagagGTACGGAAAGTACAAACCTTTATTCTTCTCACTGAGTATTAATTGCTGAATATTGAGTGTTGGGGACTCCTCTGCTGTATGGTTCTTGTATTTCGCTCCGGAAACTGTCACGTGACCTATGAAGGAAAGTAAATTTCAAGAGTTTCAGGAGGCCTGGTCCATGAAACAGGATAAGGATCAAACATGGATAAGATAATAACAGTCAAAAGACAACAAGGGGAAGGGCCTGGAGACTTCAGCAATGTGGTGTCAGCCTTGGTCCCACAGCCTACCACACAAGGGCTGTTTCTTGCTCTCCCTGCCTTTGCTCTCCTCTGTGGAACCACATCTTTTGATTAGTTTTAATAATAGAGGAATAACCATTATTtgatacagaaatatttttacttgtcCAAAGCAAGTAGGCAAagaatttttctttcagatttaatACACCATAGTGGAAAATGGACAAATCTGGCCATGAAATGTAAATAAACTATTTATTTACATGATTCATCATCTGTTCAAAGAACTCATGTAACATGTTTCCCctgttcagatgaggaaactgcagaTGGCTTGCCCCAGGACACAATCATGTGGGTAGTGGGGTCAGGAAAAGATACCGTGAGGTTGCAACCCACTTGATATACCACCTGACTCTGCTAGGGACTTGAAATACCGATAACTGCTGAGAGTTTCTGGGTGCAGTGTCCTACTTTTCCTACTCACCTCTCCCCAAGCCTCATGGGAGCCCTCAAATCACAAGGGAAGGTGAGTCTGTGTTTTTTTCCTGAAGCGAAATACGTGGTTTCTGCACTAATACCATCCGGTTCCCAACACCCGATGGGAGAACCACAGTTAATTGACTTCTGACACAGAATCTGTGGAGTTTGGGCCGATGCCACAGGTTGGGGGATCTAGACTGTCCTCTCTTCAGAAGCCAGCCATGTGGTCTGGGGTCACTCATGCTTCTGACCAAGTGACTAAACATGAGAGTTTCCATGATCCCACCTCCACGCAGAGTAATGAGTAGAACTGGTGACTGATCTCGGGAAAACTCTTACTGTTCTCAATCAATGTACAGGATAAAACTCAGAAAGAATGGAATGGAGGAGATCTGTAGGGCGAAGGGGGAGTGGAGACGTGCGAAGCCTCTGTGGCCTGATTAGATGAGCACCCTCATATAACCTTTTTTTACCGTCCTGAATGCTCTCTGAATGCCAGTATTCTGGATTTTTAATGAGGTTTCACTAAATAGGCACATTGATCGAATCACTGGCCAGTGGTGACTGACCTCAATCTCAGTGCCCTCCCCTATCCCCACAGGAGCAGAAAGTTCAAACCTTTATTTCCTTTACGTATTGCTTTAATCACTTCATTT
This portion of the Ovis canadensis isolate MfBH-ARS-UI-01 breed Bighorn chromosome 13, ARS-UI_OviCan_v2, whole genome shotgun sequence genome encodes:
- the LOC138416883 gene encoding trophoblast Kunitz domain protein 1-like; protein product: MNRLCLSAALLFLLVILVDSTPLNTHHVQDEGLETSHRRGPEKHSTKNTIKSIIRGAKIASAGSGLINEVIKAIRKGNKGHVTVSGAKYKNHTAEESPTLNIQQLILSEKNKDSRPAFCLEPKVVGHGKASMPRYFYNAKTGHCGPFTYSGLGRNKNNFLTLEDCIKTCGQGAGSLW